The nucleotide sequence ttaggaGTTTGTCAAAGGGGTTATCAATAGAAAAAGGAAAAGGGGGACTGCTAATAGTATTTCTCggaaaaatataaaagaatttTTTTGGAGTGGCGagaataatgtatatatatatcatcaatacaTAATCCAATAGCGTGTTTGACACTTCAAGATTACAATTGGTGGATCACATGACAGCAAAACTCCATTACGTAGAACGAGAAAAGTTTGATGAGAAACATCTCTTACTGACGAAGAACAAAAGAAACATTAATTATATAAAAGGAGAGTGAAGAAAGGTTAAACTGCATTTCTATACCAACAGTATTGTATCTTTCACTCGTTCAGGTTTAGCAAACTGATTGAGTATTGTTTTGCAGGTATCATCAGATCAATCGTCCCAATAAAACAAGCAGCTCCGTATGCTATTCCCCAGTCTTCGGTAAGATCATAAGGAATCATCATCCATTCACTCTCTGTGTTCCTTGTTTCGATGATCTCTGGTCTTCACTTCAAGTGTATCTACAACAAGAGGCCATGTCTTGGTCTGTCATGGACTCCATGATCCTCCCAAGCTCATCCCAGTTGCCATCTCCGAAGATGTCATTCACGTTAGGACTCGACGCTACGTCGGAGCGCAACGCGGCCATGGGAGCTTGTGCTATCGAGTTCCATTGGCTTCCATACATTTGCTCCCGCTCAGCGTAGCAGTTGCTAACGTACATCACTCCTCCCTGAAGGTAGCTTGAGGCGGCGAAGAACATGGTCTCGTTTCCACTGTCGGATTCGAAGCTGCTAGTTTTCGAACTCGAATCAGCTTGGGTTTTGGTGTTATTTGATTCTTTCCACTTTGGTGGGATTTTTCTGTGACAGACGCCATTTCTTTTCAAGATTCGACATATCGTCCATACTTCCTGTTACGAATTCGCATTATTGTTTTCAGGATGCAATCTACTGCATGCAGCactgagggagggagagagagagagagagaggagtctcACCGCTTCTTGCATGCTGAGACTGGTGTTGCTGGTGTTCTTGGAAGGAAGGCGGAACTCGTGCATCATCCATTCGGTCTTGGTGCCCTTGCCTGCGCTTCCTTTGTAGTAGACGAGGGACTTCTTGAGGCCGATGCAGTCGCCGGTATCGGAACAGACCGGCCGGTCGATACCGGTGGCCTTCCAGAATCCGGATCTGGTGACCCTGTTAGGCCTTATGCTGTTCCTGTACTTCCGACCCCTCAAGCAAAAGAAGTACCTTTCCTTCTCTCCAGCAGATATGACCTCTGCAAGTTAACAACAACATGCATTATGATCAGCAACTTACTTGCTTCAACTCTAAAAGCGAATGCTTTTGTGTTTCTTATGATACATGAGCTTAATTAGTTTCAGGAAAATTCTCAAAGCCAAGTCAAacatctcttcctcctctctcttccaATAGGAATGACATAACACAATCGACACCATTCGATTTATGAGTTGTTTGGATTGGTATAGTTGTTTTGAGAAGGGAAAAAGAATAAGGTGGAGATCAAGCAAGGGAAGCAAACTTACTTGGAAGATCCCATGGATCATGTTTGTAGATGTCTATCTCTTTGATGATCTCTATGCTGAAACCCTTCTTCTCCACCTTCCTCCGCAGATAGAACCCCACAAGCTCTTCATCCGTGGGATGAAACCGGAATCCCGGAAGCAccacatcctcctcctcctcctctactgCCACCTGCTGCTCTCCACTCGTCTCCCTCCTCTCCTCCATGATCACCCTTACgtcttcttccctcctctcccCCTTATCCGAACGTTTTAGGTGCGTACAAAGGAAGATTTTCTCTCAATTTGCTTGTAAATGTGAAGTTATATGCAAGTGAGAGGGAACTCTTTGACAGATGAATGCGGTCGTAGTTAACCTCGGTCAAGACATCAcctttgatctctctctctctctctctctctctctctctctctctctctctctctctct is from Musa acuminata AAA Group cultivar baxijiao chromosome BXJ1-6, Cavendish_Baxijiao_AAA, whole genome shotgun sequence and encodes:
- the LOC135677874 gene encoding transcription factor JUNGBRUNNEN 1-like; its protein translation is MEERRETSGEQQVAVEEEEEDVVLPGFRFHPTDEELVGFYLRRKVEKKGFSIEIIKEIDIYKHDPWDLPKVISAGEKERYFFCLRGRKYRNSIRPNRVTRSGFWKATGIDRPVCSDTGDCIGLKKSLVYYKGSAGKGTKTEWMMHEFRLPSKNTSNTSLSMQEAEVWTICRILKRNGVCHRKIPPKWKESNNTKTQADSSSKTSSFESDSGNETMFFAASSYLQGGVMYVSNCYAEREQMYGSQWNSIAQAPMAALRSDVASSPNVNDIFGDGNWDELGRIMESMTDQDMASCCRYT